From a single Calothrix sp. NIES-2098 genomic region:
- a CDS encoding small GTP-binding protein domain-containing protein: protein MTLPIRNVAIIAHVDHGKTTLVDALLKQSGIFREGEDVPDCVMDSNALERERGITILSKNTAVRYKETLINIVDTPGHADFGGEVERVLGMVDGCILIVDANEGPMPQTRFVLKKALEKGLRPIVVVNKIDRPQADPYGAIDKVLDLFLELGADEDQCDFPYLFASGLAGYAKDDLDAEAVDMQPLFEAILRHVPPPVGDINKPLQLQVTTLDYSEYLGRIVIGRIHNGVIRAGQQAALVTENGSIVKAKITKLMGFEGLKRVDMEEASAGYIVAVAGFADANIGETITDPNEPQALPLIKVDEPTLQMTFWVNDSPFAGQEGKLVTSRQVRDRLLRELETNVALRVEETDSPDKFLVSGRGELHLGILIETMRREGYEFQVSQPQVIYREVNGQPCEPYELLVLDVPADAVGSCIERLGQRKGEMQDMQPGGNDRTQLEFVIPARGLIGFRGEFMRMTRGEGIMNHSFLDYRQLSGDIEARNKGVLISFEEGVSTFYAMRNAEDRGVFFITPGTKVYRGMIVGEHNRPQDLELNICKTKQLTNHRAAGGDELVQLQAPVDMSLERALEYIGPDELVEVTPQSIRLRKMAKKLAKR, encoded by the coding sequence ATGACGCTCCCAATTCGTAACGTCGCCATTATTGCCCACGTTGACCACGGCAAAACCACCCTGGTTGATGCACTCCTCAAACAGTCCGGCATTTTCCGAGAAGGTGAAGACGTTCCGGATTGCGTTATGGACTCCAACGCCCTAGAACGGGAACGGGGAATTACAATTCTGTCTAAAAATACAGCAGTTCGCTACAAAGAAACACTAATCAATATTGTTGATACTCCAGGTCACGCTGACTTTGGTGGTGAAGTCGAACGTGTACTTGGCATGGTTGACGGTTGTATCCTAATTGTCGATGCCAATGAAGGCCCCATGCCTCAGACACGCTTTGTACTGAAAAAGGCTTTGGAAAAAGGACTGCGCCCAATTGTCGTCGTCAACAAAATTGACCGTCCCCAAGCCGATCCCTACGGTGCAATCGATAAAGTATTAGATTTGTTCCTGGAATTAGGTGCAGACGAAGACCAATGTGATTTCCCCTATTTGTTTGCCTCAGGTCTGGCTGGCTATGCCAAAGATGACCTAGATGCAGAAGCGGTGGATATGCAACCTTTATTTGAAGCCATCCTCCGCCACGTACCACCACCAGTAGGCGACATCAACAAACCTCTACAATTACAAGTCACAACCCTAGATTATTCTGAATATCTGGGACGGATTGTGATTGGTAGAATTCACAACGGTGTTATCCGTGCTGGGCAACAAGCAGCATTAGTCACAGAAAACGGCTCAATTGTCAAAGCCAAAATCACCAAGTTGATGGGCTTTGAAGGCCTGAAGCGGGTGGATATGGAAGAAGCATCCGCTGGTTATATTGTGGCTGTAGCTGGTTTTGCTGATGCCAACATCGGGGAAACAATTACCGATCCCAACGAACCGCAAGCTTTACCATTAATTAAGGTCGATGAACCAACCTTACAGATGACCTTCTGGGTGAATGATTCACCTTTCGCAGGTCAAGAAGGTAAATTGGTGACATCACGACAAGTACGCGATCGCTTGCTGCGAGAATTAGAAACTAACGTCGCCTTGCGTGTTGAAGAAACTGATTCTCCTGATAAATTCTTGGTTTCTGGTCGTGGTGAACTTCACCTGGGTATCTTAATCGAAACCATGCGCCGTGAAGGTTATGAGTTTCAAGTATCTCAGCCACAAGTAATTTACCGCGAAGTCAACGGACAACCTTGCGAACCCTACGAACTTTTGGTTCTGGATGTCCCCGCAGACGCAGTTGGTAGCTGTATCGAACGCTTGGGACAACGCAAAGGCGAAATGCAAGATATGCAACCCGGTGGTAATGACCGCACCCAGCTAGAGTTTGTCATCCCCGCCCGTGGCTTGATTGGATTCCGTGGCGAATTCATGCGGATGACTCGCGGCGAAGGCATCATGAACCACAGCTTCCTCGATTACCGTCAACTCAGTGGTGATATTGAAGCCAGAAACAAAGGTGTTTTAATCTCTTTTGAAGAAGGCGTATCTACCTTCTACGCTATGAGAAACGCTGAAGATAGAGGCGTATTCTTTATTACCCCAGGAACTAAAGTTTACAGAGGCATGATTGTGGGAGAACATAATCGTCCCCAAGACTTAGAACTGAATATCTGTAAGACCAAGCAACTGACCAACCACCGGGCTGCTGGTGGTGATGAACTAGTACAGTTACAAGCACCAGTAGATATGAGCTTAGAGCGTGCTTTAGAGTACATCGGCCCAGATGAGTTGGTAGAAGTCACACCCCAATCAATTCGCTTGCGGAAGATGGCGAAGAAATTAGCTAAACGCTAA
- a CDS encoding amidohydrolase 2, whose protein sequence is MRLDLADIPLIDQHAHNILRPEVAARYPYAAAFTEGYDEEIVNNHARHTLFYRRSLREIAALLECDAQENAIAARRQELGLENLTQLYFRTANLEAIYLDDGLEVESILPLSWHEKLIPVQRILRLEVIAEQLIPQIADFKTFLARFTSEIDPPPPGVVGFKSIVCYRTGLDVQPVTFEVAASRFYEIKQQLTNQPLRLVDKSLIDFLLQQALLIAAKHQLPLQLHTGFGDPDLDLRLANPLHLRSLLELPQYRHAPIVLLHAAYPYMREAGYLASVYPQVYLDYGLAVPSLSVSGMREAIRQLLELAPTSKLMYSSDAHSIPELYYLGAKWGRQLLAEVLDQAIEDTDLTVKEAEAIATAILRENAISLYLKKEHRA, encoded by the coding sequence ATGCGACTCGACCTTGCTGATATTCCCTTAATTGACCAACACGCGCACAACATACTTCGACCGGAAGTAGCTGCGCGTTATCCTTATGCGGCGGCTTTTACAGAAGGATATGACGAAGAAATAGTTAACAATCATGCCCGTCACACTTTATTCTATCGGCGCAGTCTGCGGGAAATTGCGGCGCTACTAGAATGCGATGCACAAGAAAATGCGATCGCAGCCCGTCGGCAAGAATTAGGATTAGAAAATCTCACGCAACTTTATTTCCGGACTGCTAACCTGGAAGCCATTTATTTAGATGACGGATTGGAAGTTGAGAGTATCTTACCCCTCTCATGGCACGAAAAATTAATACCCGTGCAAAGAATTCTCCGCTTGGAAGTAATCGCCGAACAGTTAATTCCCCAAATAGCAGATTTTAAAACTTTCTTAGCAAGATTCACTAGCGAAATTGACCCGCCACCACCAGGGGTTGTCGGCTTTAAAAGTATTGTTTGTTATCGTACTGGTTTGGATGTTCAGCCTGTGACGTTTGAAGTTGCAGCATCTCGCTTTTACGAAATCAAACAACAGCTAACGAATCAACCATTGCGTTTAGTTGATAAATCTCTGATTGATTTCTTACTACAACAAGCTTTATTAATTGCTGCTAAACATCAGCTGCCATTACAATTACATACCGGCTTTGGCGACCCCGATTTAGATTTACGATTAGCGAATCCGCTACACTTGCGATCGCTCTTAGAATTACCCCAGTATCGTCACGCACCAATAGTACTGCTACACGCTGCCTATCCCTATATGCGCGAAGCTGGATATTTAGCTTCGGTTTATCCCCAAGTTTATTTAGATTATGGTTTGGCAGTACCATCCTTAAGCGTATCTGGGATGCGAGAAGCAATTAGGCAATTACTAGAGTTAGCTCCTACCAGTAAACTTATGTATTCTTCTGATGCTCATTCAATTCCAGAGTTGTATTATTTAGGAGCAAAATGGGGTCGCCAGCTATTGGCAGAAGTGCTAGACCAGGCAATTGAAGATACAGACTTAACAGTGAAGGAAGCGGAGGCGATCGCTACTGCAATTTTACGCGAAAACGCCATATCTCTATATTTGAAAAAAGAGCATAGGGCATAG
- a CDS encoding L-glutamine synthetase: MAEHYTYKKVKKSLHEAGVKFVRILWCDNANIIRGKAVHLDMLSHYFEHGVGISAGEQGIPVMYDAIVPNSGLAPVGEIRLVPDWSSLTPIPYAPGHARVLGNMVLDGKPWAFCPRNFLIQMIAAAKREGLEIQAAFENEFYLLRQTSEGIVPTDSTVFASTQSMDINREVIDAIADALIAQGIPVEQYYPESGPGQQEISMRYTDALQAANWQIGFRETVRAIARHHHLTASFLPKIFPDAASSGCHIHLSLWRDGQNLLPDPQGVCGLSQIARAFIAGILDHLPALMALTTPSPNSYRRIRPHTWSAAFRCWGLDNREAAVRVPSDPGLQSSSHFEVKTVDASANPFLALGAIIAAGLDGVQRGLEPPNPVAEDPGHLSIEQRKANSIDALPTNLGEALGYFQQNKVLLNALNPQLSQAFLAVRQAEWEAMKDWELDAEVKLLLERY, encoded by the coding sequence ATGGCTGAACACTACACATATAAGAAAGTCAAAAAATCCCTTCACGAAGCTGGCGTCAAATTTGTTCGCATTCTTTGGTGCGATAATGCCAACATCATCCGCGGAAAAGCTGTTCATTTAGATATGTTGTCTCACTATTTTGAACATGGTGTGGGCATTTCCGCCGGAGAACAGGGAATACCTGTGATGTATGATGCGATCGTTCCTAACAGTGGTTTGGCACCAGTGGGTGAAATCCGCTTAGTACCAGATTGGTCTAGTTTGACGCCTATACCTTATGCTCCCGGCCATGCCCGTGTCCTAGGAAACATGGTACTAGATGGCAAACCTTGGGCGTTTTGTCCGCGAAATTTCCTCATCCAGATGATAGCGGCGGCGAAACGTGAAGGATTAGAAATTCAAGCAGCATTTGAAAACGAATTTTACCTACTGCGGCAAACATCTGAAGGAATTGTGCCCACAGACTCCACGGTTTTTGCTTCGACGCAATCAATGGATATTAATCGTGAAGTAATTGATGCGATCGCTGATGCACTGATTGCCCAAGGAATACCTGTAGAGCAGTATTATCCAGAATCCGGCCCCGGTCAACAAGAAATTTCTATGCGGTATACGGATGCTTTACAAGCCGCTAACTGGCAAATTGGATTTCGTGAAACTGTAAGAGCAATCGCTCGTCATCATCATCTTACAGCTTCTTTCTTACCCAAGATCTTCCCTGATGCGGCTAGTAGCGGTTGTCACATTCACCTCAGCCTTTGGCGTGACGGACAAAATCTCCTACCAGATCCCCAAGGTGTCTGCGGTCTTTCCCAAATAGCAAGAGCATTTATTGCAGGTATACTAGATCATCTCCCCGCACTCATGGCATTAACTACCCCTAGCCCCAATTCTTACCGCCGCATCCGTCCCCATACTTGGAGTGCTGCTTTCCGTTGCTGGGGATTAGATAACCGTGAAGCCGCTGTCAGAGTACCCAGCGACCCAGGTTTACAAAGTTCTAGCCATTTTGAAGTAAAAACTGTGGATGCATCAGCTAATCCTTTCTTAGCTTTAGGTGCAATAATTGCAGCTGGATTAGATGGCGTGCAGCGAGGTCTAGAACCACCCAACCCCGTAGCCGAAGATCCCGGACACTTATCAATTGAACAACGTAAAGCCAATAGTATTGACGCCTTACCCACAAATTTAGGGGAAGCGTTAGGGTATTTTCAACAAAATAAAGTCTTATTAAATGCTTTAAATCCCCAATTATCACAAGCTTTTTTAGCAGTACGTCAAGCTGAGTGGGAAGCAATGAAAGATTGGGAATTAGATGCCGAAGTAAAGTTGTTATTGGAGAGATATTGA
- a CDS encoding transaldolase family protein — MSIYLDSAIIAEAQAAKEMGWVKGITTNPTLLAKSDLPVETTLKRLAQLTTGPVFYQLMSSDFDEMLAEGRAAFEIIGNQTVLKIPASLVGFQVVAALAGEISCAVTGIYYASQAAVAKEAGAKYAIAYVNRATRLLGDGVALIQQMASVVAGSSTEIMAASIKSPEEAVASLQAGAHHLTLPLPMLHAMATHELSLQTIDEFAKHGRGIWVSCKL; from the coding sequence GTGAGCATTTATCTCGATTCGGCAATTATTGCTGAAGCCCAAGCTGCCAAGGAAATGGGTTGGGTAAAAGGGATCACAACCAACCCAACTCTTTTGGCGAAAAGCGATTTACCAGTAGAGACTACACTCAAACGCTTGGCACAATTGACTACAGGCCCCGTGTTTTACCAACTAATGTCCTCTGACTTTGATGAAATGCTGGCAGAAGGACGGGCGGCTTTTGAAATTATTGGCAACCAGACTGTATTAAAAATACCAGCATCATTGGTTGGCTTTCAGGTAGTTGCAGCATTAGCAGGAGAAATTTCCTGTGCTGTTACGGGAATATACTATGCATCTCAAGCAGCAGTAGCAAAAGAGGCGGGTGCGAAATATGCGATCGCTTATGTCAATCGCGCTACTAGACTTTTAGGTGATGGAGTAGCTTTGATACAGCAAATGGCTAGTGTGGTGGCGGGTAGCAGTACAGAAATTATGGCAGCTAGTATCAAATCTCCCGAAGAAGCAGTAGCATCTCTACAAGCAGGTGCGCATCATCTCACCTTACCTTTGCCAATGTTGCACGCTATGGCTACCCACGAACTTTCGCTGCAAACTATTGATGAATTTGCCAAACACGGGCGTGGGATTTGGGTATCTTGTAAGCTGTGA
- a CDS encoding FAD-dependent pyridine nucleotide-disulfide oxidoreductase, with protein MVNLLDNNPHHQVVIVGGGFGGLYAAKALAKAPVNVTLIDKRNFHLFQPLLYQVATGTLSPADISSPLRSVLSKSKNTKVLLGSVNDIDPEAQTVQVEGEAIPYDTLIVATGAKHSYFGKDNWEEFAPGLKTVEDAIEMRRRIFTAFEAAEREKDPVKRRAWLTFVIVGGGPTGVELAGAIAELAYQTLTEDFRNIDTSEARILLLEGMDRILPPFDPELSQAAEKSLKELGVIVQTKTLVTNIEDDIVTLKQGDGLREIASKTILWAAGVKASPMGKVLAERTGVELDRAGRVIVESDLSIKGYDNIFVVGDLANFSHQDGKPLPGVAPVAKQEGEYVAKLIEQRIQGNILPPFNYINRGSLAMIGQNLAVVDLGFIKLRGFFAWLFWLLVHIYFLIEFDNKLIVMVQWVWNYITRNRGARLITGGESLALTGLDDSHSYYSSEETRQAVNV; from the coding sequence ATGGTAAATTTGCTTGACAATAACCCACACCATCAGGTAGTGATTGTGGGTGGTGGCTTTGGCGGGTTATATGCAGCAAAAGCACTTGCCAAGGCTCCAGTTAACGTTACACTCATCGATAAACGTAACTTTCATTTATTTCAACCACTGCTGTACCAAGTAGCCACAGGTACTTTATCGCCTGCTGATATTTCCTCACCGTTGCGATCGGTGTTGAGCAAGAGCAAAAATACTAAAGTATTGCTGGGATCTGTTAATGACATCGATCCCGAAGCGCAAACAGTGCAGGTTGAAGGCGAAGCAATACCTTACGATACGTTAATTGTGGCTACAGGTGCCAAGCATTCCTACTTTGGTAAAGACAACTGGGAAGAATTCGCGCCTGGGTTAAAAACAGTGGAAGATGCGATAGAAATGCGTCGCAGGATTTTTACAGCATTTGAAGCAGCAGAGAGAGAAAAAGATCCGGTAAAACGCCGTGCTTGGTTAACCTTTGTGATTGTTGGTGGCGGCCCTACAGGAGTAGAATTAGCAGGTGCGATCGCAGAGTTAGCATACCAAACCCTAACAGAAGATTTTCGTAATATTGACACATCAGAAGCCAGAATTCTGTTATTAGAAGGTATGGATCGCATCCTCCCACCTTTCGATCCGGAATTATCGCAAGCAGCAGAAAAATCTCTCAAAGAGTTGGGCGTTATTGTTCAAACAAAAACATTAGTCACCAATATTGAAGATGATATTGTTACTCTTAAACAAGGTGATGGACTCAGAGAAATTGCCTCAAAAACAATATTATGGGCTGCGGGTGTCAAAGCATCCCCGATGGGGAAAGTTTTAGCAGAACGCACAGGTGTTGAACTCGATCGCGCAGGACGAGTTATTGTTGAATCAGACTTAAGTATTAAAGGATATGACAATATTTTTGTCGTTGGCGACTTAGCAAACTTTTCTCATCAAGATGGCAAACCTTTACCTGGTGTTGCACCAGTAGCCAAGCAAGAAGGAGAATATGTTGCGAAACTCATTGAACAGCGAATTCAAGGTAATATTTTGCCTCCCTTTAATTACATTAACCGTGGTAGTTTAGCCATGATTGGGCAAAATTTGGCTGTTGTAGATTTAGGTTTTATTAAACTTAGAGGTTTCTTTGCATGGCTGTTTTGGCTATTAGTGCATATATACTTTTTAATTGAATTTGACAACAAATTAATAGTGATGGTTCAGTGGGTATGGAACTATATTACCCGCAATCGTGGCGCGAGATTGATTACAGGAGGAGAATCACTTGCCTTAACAGGGCTTGACGATAGTCATAGTTATTATTCGTCAGAAGAAACTAGACAAGCCGTTAATGTCTAG
- a CDS encoding response regulator receiver sensor signal transduction histidine kinase, whose protein sequence is MKEKILVVENEIIIAYDIKTCLEKAGYIVPAIAAYGEQAIAKAAELSPDLVLMDVMLKGEMSGIEAAAEIGTRFNIPVVYLTAYSDQSNLQKAKTTQPFGYILKPFEETQLITTIEIALNKHQTEVVMRKALEKEKEDQKIKNQFFSMISHEFRNPLSNIFTCTELLTDRSHQLTEAKKDEYLNHIQNSVQHLEHLLGDVLLIGKAETGKIQFNPEPLDIEKFCQNLIADVKLTASENHNIIFTVQGSSASKENTITKQTSQAIGLDEKMLRHILINLLTNAVKYSPQGGTINLELFYVPGEVIFRLQDEGIGIPEADQENLFNSFHRCSNVGNIPGNGLGLAIVKHYVELHGGEISFASKPGIGTTFIVNLPI, encoded by the coding sequence ATGAAAGAAAAAATCCTGGTTGTTGAGAATGAAATAATTATTGCCTATGATATCAAGACTTGTTTAGAAAAAGCAGGATATATCGTTCCCGCAATTGCAGCTTATGGAGAACAAGCAATTGCTAAAGCCGCAGAATTATCTCCAGATTTAGTTTTGATGGATGTAATGTTAAAAGGTGAGATGAGTGGTATAGAAGCTGCTGCTGAAATTGGCACTCGTTTTAATATTCCAGTAGTTTATCTCACTGCTTATTCAGATCAAAGTAACTTACAAAAAGCCAAAACTACCCAGCCTTTTGGCTATATACTTAAACCATTTGAAGAAACTCAATTAATTACTACTATTGAAATTGCATTAAATAAGCATCAAACAGAAGTGGTGATGCGCAAAGCTTTAGAGAAGGAGAAAGAAGATCAAAAAATTAAAAACCAATTTTTCTCGATGATTAGTCATGAGTTTCGGAATCCTTTAAGTAATATTTTTACTTGTACTGAATTACTTACAGATCGCAGCCATCAATTAACCGAAGCAAAGAAGGATGAATATCTTAATCATATTCAAAATTCCGTGCAACATCTTGAGCATTTATTAGGTGATGTTCTGTTGATAGGTAAAGCAGAAACAGGTAAAATCCAATTTAATCCAGAACCATTAGATATAGAAAAATTTTGCCAAAATTTAATAGCTGATGTTAAATTAACTGCTAGCGAAAATCACAATATTATATTTACAGTCCAAGGAAGCAGCGCCAGTAAAGAAAATACTATCACTAAGCAAACTTCGCAGGCGATTGGCTTGGATGAAAAAATGCTCCGCCATATCCTCATTAATTTGCTGACAAATGCTGTGAAATATTCACCACAAGGCGGCACAATTAATTTGGAACTTTTTTATGTACCCGGAGAAGTTATTTTCCGGCTTCAAGATGAAGGTATTGGAATTCCTGAAGCCGATCAAGAAAATTTGTTCAATTCTTTTCACAGATGTAGTAATGTCGGCAATATTCCCGGCAATGGTTTGGGTTTAGCAATTGTGAAACATTATGTAGAATTACATGGTGGGGAAATTTCTTTTGCTAGTAAACCGGGAATCGGTACAACTTTTATTGTGAATTTACCAATTTAA
- a CDS encoding signal transduction histidine kinase — MPVLNYVTQDYILTFAPHTPLKEILIYLGQAGENIDIDNGSFVDAHTLHTYRSQVQVIAGKSPPSFNHLGASKRTSPINQIAQPIDCIYVVDKLQLLGIVTLTDAIRLINSGINLSVVKLADVMKEPVITLERDFDVNKTLSLIHEYGIRHLPIVNDRGQLLGIVTPESLALGLQKELTKIKENLQLEIAQRCSLEMSLKKAEDESERLIAQATNELIITNNELQREIRDRQHIEEALRYRVEFEKLITAISTHFINLAPDEIENGINQALQLIGEVTNVDCAYVFVFDEDSKIDNTYKWYAEGIEKQINNLQDIRDIVFLWGKEKLSNFETIHIPNVDDLLLPVSTKNLRSLIIVPIICSGLLIGYLEFDSIKTPKNWTEDSITMLKMVGEILGNALERKRVEQALRISEERYIRAISAGKVGIWELNTKTNEIYIDPNLLAMLGYTEEETPQYYDDWLKFVHPDDVDYVKNALNQYLAGITPKYEIEHRMLNKDGSCIWFLSRATLLCKSQNNECFLAGSNTDITARTQVENKLKVSLKEKEILLKEIHHRVKNNLQIISSLLRLQTRYINDGETLEIFQDSHNRVRAMAIIHENLYQSHDLTKIEFCDYARSLTNNLLRSYGVKSNIKIDLNINNISLKIDTAISCGLIINELVTNSIKHAFVNKNSGDIHIELIETAKNQYSLVVSDNGVGLSKDIEIYKNQSLGLKLVWSLVEQLEGMITFNTSLGTSFTITFKEQN; from the coding sequence ATGCCTGTATTAAACTATGTCACCCAAGACTATATCTTGACTTTTGCTCCTCACACACCTTTAAAAGAAATTCTCATTTACCTGGGGCAAGCTGGAGAAAATATTGACATAGACAATGGCTCATTTGTGGATGCCCATACTTTACATACTTACCGCAGCCAAGTTCAAGTAATTGCAGGTAAATCGCCACCTAGTTTTAATCATCTTGGTGCTAGCAAAAGAACATCACCAATTAATCAAATCGCTCAACCCATTGATTGCATCTATGTTGTAGACAAATTGCAATTATTAGGCATAGTCACACTTACTGACGCTATCAGGCTAATTAATTCTGGGATAAATTTGTCAGTAGTTAAACTTGCTGACGTAATGAAAGAACCAGTTATTACTTTAGAACGGGATTTTGATGTTAATAAAACATTGTCTCTCATTCACGAGTATGGCATACGTCATCTACCTATTGTGAACGATCGCGGACAATTATTAGGAATTGTTACCCCAGAAAGTCTGGCTTTGGGTTTACAAAAGGAACTTACAAAAATCAAAGAGAATTTGCAGCTAGAAATTGCACAGCGTTGTTCCTTAGAAATGAGCTTAAAAAAAGCTGAAGATGAGTCAGAAAGACTTATTGCTCAAGCAACTAATGAATTAATCATAACTAATAATGAGTTGCAACGAGAAATACGCGATCGCCAGCATATCGAAGAAGCCCTACGATATAGAGTTGAATTTGAAAAACTGATTACTGCTATATCAACTCATTTTATTAATCTCGCTCCTGATGAGATTGAGAACGGTATCAACCAAGCATTGCAGCTAATTGGCGAAGTTACTAATGTCGATTGTGCTTATGTATTTGTATTTGATGAAGATAGCAAGATAGACAATACTTATAAATGGTACGCTGAGGGGATAGAAAAGCAAATTAATAACTTACAAGATATTAGAGATATCGTTTTCTTATGGGGAAAAGAAAAGCTGAGTAACTTTGAAACTATTCATATCCCTAATGTTGATGACTTGCTACTTCCAGTTAGTACAAAAAACCTGCGATCGCTAATTATTGTGCCGATAATATGTAGTGGTTTGCTAATTGGCTATTTAGAATTTGACTCAATTAAAACTCCAAAAAATTGGACAGAAGATAGTATTACCATGCTAAAAATGGTAGGAGAAATTCTGGGAAATGCTTTAGAACGCAAGCGTGTAGAGCAAGCATTAAGAATCAGCGAAGAAAGATATATTCGGGCTATTAGTGCTGGGAAAGTGGGAATTTGGGAATTAAATACTAAAACTAATGAAATCTATATAGATCCCAATTTGCTAGCAATGCTTGGCTACACAGAGGAAGAAACTCCTCAATATTATGATGATTGGCTCAAGTTTGTTCATCCTGATGATGTCGATTATGTAAAAAATGCACTCAATCAGTATTTAGCGGGGATAACTCCGAAATATGAAATTGAGCATCGAATGCTCAACAAAGATGGTAGCTGTATCTGGTTTCTCAGCCGTGCTACACTCCTGTGTAAATCGCAAAATAATGAGTGTTTTCTAGCTGGTTCCAATACTGATATTACTGCTCGGACACAAGTAGAGAATAAACTCAAAGTATCTCTGAAAGAAAAAGAGATTCTCTTAAAAGAAATTCACCATCGCGTTAAAAATAATTTACAAATTATCTCTAGCTTGTTACGTCTACAAACTAGATATATTAATGATGGAGAAACCTTAGAAATTTTTCAAGATAGCCATAATCGTGTTCGAGCTATGGCTATTATTCATGAAAATCTATACCAGTCTCATGACCTTACAAAAATTGAGTTTTGTGATTATGCCAGGAGCTTAACTAATAATTTATTACGTTCTTATGGAGTGAAATCTAATATCAAAATTGATTTAAACATTAATAATATTTCACTCAAAATAGATACTGCGATTTCTTGCGGCTTGATTATCAATGAATTAGTTACTAATTCAATCAAACACGCTTTTGTAAATAAGAATTCAGGTGACATTCATATAGAACTTATAGAGACAGCTAAAAATCAATATTCATTAGTTGTTAGCGATAACGGTGTGGGATTATCTAAAGATATAGAAATTTATAAAAATCAATCACTCGGATTGAAACTAGTTTGGAGTTTAGTAGAACAGTTAGAAGGTATGATTACATTTAATACTTCATTAGGAACTTCATTCACAATTACTTTCAAAGAACAAAACTAA